accatccatgtaattaaattagatggaggaccaaaatcgtgacattgataaacgtcggggaccaaagttgtaattaagcctatTTAATACTATCTCGGAGCAATGAAAATAGTATCAGCACAAAATAACTTCAAagcatttttcttctctttctctctcactctcactatTAAAAATATgagattaatttatatgcaccgacggtgtaaataagttttacaccatcattcaatcacattcctccattttgttagctcacaattaattttgaatttaataatatctaaaatagaaaatggaaggttgtgattgaatgatggtataaaactttttacactgtcggtgcatagaaattaaccTCTTAAAATATAGTCAGAATGATATAACCTTACTTAATATCGTTTAGCAACATGTTGCAAAATGGAGATTGGGAAAACCAAACAACATAAATTTTTCACAATCAACAAGAGAAAACCCTCTTCGCCTACCATCGAGCATGTTTGGATATCATTTGATTGAACTCAAAAAATCACATTTCCCTCTTTCTAATGCAAAAAAGCCAATGGAACCAAATGGATGGATTGAGGGAATGTGCTCTTacttttttcaacttttaagCAAACACACAACCTCATTTGGTTGAAATGACAAGAAACATGTCATAGGGGCCTTGTCGAAGTTCAAAGActaaataagcataaactgGGGTCCATTGCAAATTGATAGATCCACAAGAATAAATGTTCACTACTGCTATAGCAAGAAGTTTATCTTCAATAAAGCTATGCCAATAAGTTATCTAGAGCAATGATATTTAACATTTAAATAGGGCAGTTGATTTGATTGCTTACACTGATGAAGCTGATAAGGAAAATCTGTACCCAAAATCATATACAGAAATGGAACTCAAGCTATGAATCTGGTAACTGTGAAAATTAATTTCTTTCCATCCTCGAAGGTCGTTGCTGCACACCATATAGATAATGGGCTTCAGGGCTACCCTGAGAAGCTAGGTATTCCAGTGCAACAACAATGTCGGTGATAAGTGGACGGAATTTTGGTTGCTCCTGGAGACACATAGCAGTTATAGCAATTGCCTGATGCAAACAGCGCGATGGGAAGCGTCCTTGCAGAAGAGGGTCAACCATGTGTCCAAACCTTCTCCGGTCACTGAAATATGGGCGAGcctggaaaaaaagaaaaacaaaaggtTTAAGAATTAGTCTTAATGCAGATCAATCTAGATACAGTTATCTACAAAGCTAAAAGACATGTGGaatgttaaagaatcccatgtaAGGATAACTACTATCACAAGTCAATGCTTTTGTAATGATACATACTTTCAAATTTTTTCACACTCGAGGAATCTAAAAGGAAACACTTTataacataactatacaattcAAGTATTTACCCATGAAACTAAGTTTTGCTCTCCAGGTCTTCTGCTAGTATCTATTGCTCGGCGTCCAGTGAGCAACTCCAGCAAAACCACACCAAAGCTGTAGATATCAGATTTAAGAGTTAACTTGCCACTCATAGCATACTCTGGAGCACAGTAGCCATATGTACCCATCACTCTGGTTGAAACATGAGTGTTGTCTCCAACAGGTCCAAGCTTAGCAAGCCCAAAATCAGACAGTTTCGGGTTGAATTCATTATCTAATAAGATGTTTGCAGATTTCAAGTCTCGATAGATAACAGGCGGATCTGCTGTACAATGGAGATACTCAAGGCCACGAGCAGCTCCTACAGCAACCTTCATCCGAGTACTCCAATTTAGGGGCTCTTTGTCATGGCTAAGCTCTGAAATGAGAAATATGTTATGACATAATGCGTGGGTTTGATAATATAAAGTTGGTACCAAAAAATATGACAAAGGAGAATATAATTTTGGGACGTATTCTCAGAGGAATTCCTAATGAGGTAACCAAATCATTGTTTGTCTcataaattttacatttaaaCCAATATATTTACTTCCTTAAATTGTACCAAATGTAGAGCTATACAAAACAAGTGGGATCTCTTTTAGTTAGCATAGAATAATCCAAATTTCAAAATCATGCCAACTGAAAATCCAGAAGCTGCTTAGGGCACCCAACACTAAATAGCAAAATCCCAaaagaaggaaataaataacaaggtttctcaatttttttcatcttttaaaGGGAGGGAAAATTATTGGGGTCTAAACTCGTTCACATATTGCATTCATAAAAGCAATCAGGAACATTTTTGTCATAGGCAAAACTTAGAAGGAAAAGAATGTCACCATTTCAATCCATAGTGGACTAAGTTCATTGGCATAAGACTCCTGACATAATTAATCTACTGTCCAATTTATACTCAATAACAAAGAATTGTTCATTGAAGATGCAAGTGGACAAAAGCTATTCATTCTAAAGAGTGTGGTTGATGGGAACCAAATATCAACAGGCACTCATGATACATACCTAAACTTAAAAATAAGCTTGCAAGGCAAAGATAAATGAATTTTTCTCAGTAAGAACAAAATGAGCAACCCTTACAGTTGCTTAGACTCTTGATAGATTTCTAATCCTATAcaaagattaaaaaataaattatgtcTTAAAGACACTTAATCCACATAGAAAGTCTGAGTTTGTATTACTTGCAGCAGTCAGAGTTTTAATTCAGGGTAAATATAAATGAATTATTAGAACACCCCAAGAAAAGGGAAAGTGTCAAGTCAAATTACATCACCGGTGTTGCTACACGAAAGCAAGTACATGTATCAAGAACAGAACAAACTATCCAAAACAATTAATAGGAACTTCTAAAGCCTTGAGTTGTATATTATAACTGACTATTCACGATCTAAGTGCAGGAGAGAAATAAACAATCAAGACATTACCAAAAAGATGATCTTCCAAGGATCCCATGGGCATGTACTCATAAACCAAAAGCCTCTGATCACCATCAGTGCAGTAACCAATTAACCTAACAAGATTGGTATGGTGCAGCAGGCTTAACATAAGAACCTCCATCACAAACTCCTGAAAACCTTGACGACCATCATGACTTAATTGTTTTACAGCAACAGCCTGCAGATAATATTTTAGGTCAGAATAATAAGACAACAGAAAATTCCATCAGTTCATAAATTTTGGGAAGTTGTTGTTCTGTCTGTGTGTGTTTAGTTCCACATTTGAGAACCTTATAGAGCCTGTTGTCATTTCTCATCCCTCTTTCCGAGGCACACAAAACCCCAACTCAACCCTCTTATTCTGTCCTTTAAACTTTGGTTGTGTCAATAGAAACAGGCTCGTAGTCGATTTTAAAAGACCAGAATCACTAATAGGTGATAATATAGGTGTTTGTCAATCGACTTAGAGAATCGAGTTCagttcaaaatcaattctgctgAGAAGCTAAAGAGAGTAGCTTCTGCAAAGGACATAATCAATTACGAGATTTCCTAACTCGATTTCACAACATTATCATTTAGAAATCACATTTCGCATCCTaaacataaatcacttcacCCACAACTCACTTTTACCAAATATCAATTCTGAAAACAGTGATCCAAACACGCACAATCATTTGAAAAGTGAGCATTGACAAATTCAAGCTTTTCCTATCAATACATTTACATAAGTGACATCATCGTACAAACGTCAAAATAAACATACACTAAAGACAACAGAAAAATCCAACATTTCATAAATTTCAGGAAGTTGTTATGTGATCTCAATTGATAGAAAAGTGAAAAAGCAAAACTTGCCTCGCCAGTCGTGAGACGACCCTTGTAAACTTTTCCAAAACCACCTTCTCCAATCAAATTGGCCTCCTTAAAGTTCCTTGTTGCATCGGCAAGCTCGCGAAAGCCAAAACTAGCCGCAGCAGTCTTGCCATTGCTGCTACCATTGCTACTACTCACACCCTTCCCCTTCCCCTTGGTCTCCCTCTTCCTCTCACCATCTGCAATCACcccaataactaaaattaaaccaGAACCGCATTATTTGACATAAAGTTTCAAAAAATTTAACAGAATTTGACTAGTATTAATAAGATTGATTCAAAAACCCTTAccagtagcagcagcagcagcattcACACCCCCATTCCCTGAAAATTCACACATCATCATCAATaatcaataataaataataaataaataaataaaatgatatttttaataACAGAGAGTGAAGAAGAGAGTAAGAACCTGAAGAAGAACCAGATCGAGTGGCATTGTCATCAATTTCAACCCTGCTTACATCTTTCCGGCGAGAAAACAGGCATGAAAAACAACTCATCTCGTATTCTCAGAAAATCACACACGACACAACACAACTgaattctctcttctctcacaaacacaaacaaacaacACAGACAAACTAaaatcttgtttttttttttttgttaatttaaatagaaaattgaaaaggaaaaaaattaatgaaaatgcGTATCCAgattctagagagagagagagagtggttcCTCTCTCCAGAACGGAGAGATGAATGAAACCAGTTTTCGTTCCTAAACCCTTTAATCTTCCTTCTCCTTCCAGAAAATTATGGAAAATATTTGACTGATaaattaacaaataataaaaaaataggtGAAATTAAATTAAGTAATTATGGGAAATGAAGgaggaaaaaattaaaagacGCGTAGGAAACAGTTTGCATTTGCTTGTATGTGGAACTAGATTAGCGGAACTCACTCACTTCCCCAACACTGGTGGGATATTTTAGCGCGTCAGCAACATTTTCTTTCTAACACTTACTCTTTCATAGGTTAAAATTCATATAAGTCTCACTAAATTCAAAGTTGAAATTGTAACTCATGTAATTTAGTGGATTTCTCATGAATTTTTGACCGGTCAAAAAGAAATGTTATGAAAAAAATGTCTAAAAAATTGTAACTAGCATGAAATTTTGGTCTTTttcattaatttaatttgttgatattttgatttattactATCCGATTTCCACTTTGGTTGCATTAACGTCTATGGCGTGATTGCTGCGAGTCGCTATCTTTGTTTCCTTATCGGCTTTCTGCGCATTTATAAACGTTACGGTCCCACCCGTCATCACTTACCTCGTTTTTTACATCTTTGCCCTCGTCTTTCCTCTTAATTTGCAATGCTACCCTCCACGTTCCAATCCAATCTATGATTGTTAGATTTAAAAATGTCATTATAATCTTAAAGGTTCATGATTTTTTCTTACCCTTTTTACACGTGAGTACATTTCCATATAAGAGAAAATTATGTTATATTTGGCAATAAATCACATAATGGGAAGTAAATtagattatttaaaaaataacattattTGATACATTTGGTAACATTTGATATAAAGAAGAAAATACTTTCAAAATATTATGTTTATGTTAAATTTATGGTAAAGTTTTTATTGAATTGAATTTGATTTCATGCATATGATATGATATTAATTAGTTgttgttttttttgaaaacgaTATTAATTAGTTGTTGATAACCTTTAATAttactaattatattaaatattaattgtaaATTGTACAactttttcaatttctcatatataaaaataagtattaatattattatcataataattatttttaaaaattataaaataaaactagGTACTATAAAGTATTAAAGTTCATTATTGACCAGATGCTATTAGTTAataatatactatatataagtagaattgacttgacctttacattaataacaattttattttattattaataatattttattttgttaactaTATTTTTTGGAAAAGATTTTGTTAACTATATTAATTACTAGTGATTTGggtcaaaaacaaaaattactTGTGATTTAAAAAATTTCTAATTCTCATTTACAAAacaaattataatattatttaaataataattattaatcgcaacttaagaaataaattaaaaaataatataaaaatattttttttgaaagataagaactactagtattttatattaaaaaaatattaagaaaaatGTATTATTGACTAGATGCTATCAGCTAataactatttaaaaaaaagtattttaaacacatttaatgatatatatatatatatattctttcaAGAAAATGATATATGTATATTCTTTCAagaaaatgatatatatatatatattaataaaattgaTTTCACCAATTATAAGATGATGAATTAGTTTTTTTCCTTTAAAGTtacaaatatttaaataatttaatcaatgatattttatattaaatatatatacatatatatataaattattttaatttcaaatgTAAAATTACTCTATTGCTTAATTTATATAAAGGTGAAAAAATTACTCTATTAATccattaaattaataaaaatattaattattaattattaaacttATATAATTAATCATGTAAATCACTAACTCtacaacttttcaatttctcgtatataaaaatgaaatattataattttattatttaaaaaaaaattaatcacaacttgataaaaaaaattattactttttATTTATACCAAATTTATTAAGAATTAAGTATTGAGTTTAAGAAAAAGGTTAATTATTGACTAGATGCTATTAGTTGATAAATATTgcacaaaaaattattttaaatacatCTATTGgatatttatatatgtttattAATAAAGTTTTTAAATAAGAAATATTAAAATGGATAATTATTTTTGTCTTAAGTTACACatgtttaaattttattaatgatatttttctttaaattattataattttaaatttaaattttcgcTTTTGTTTATAAAGtgtttttttgaaaattgtttctAAAGTGTTAAAGCAATAtcatatattaataattaatacttcatttttaaaattataaattcacTTAATTTACTTTTTTCCCGGTTATGTGGGTTGGATGCTATTTTGGATCAAATGGCTCCGATTTGTTGGCCTTGTGTAGACGGGAGAAGTTACAACTTTGGGCTATCCAGATTTTTTAATAAACAAGCTCCTTTAGGATAAACAATGAGCCTCATTCATTGGTCTACAACTACTGAGAATCTGAAGTCAGAAcccatttgacaaaaaaaaaaagtcagaaTCCAATGATCAATCTTCCATAACCATAAACTACAAGAATTGGCATAATGCTGCAAAACTTAGGTCATTGATAAAGGAGAATAGATTGAAGAAGGTTAAAGGATGTTCAagaacaagtttttttttctcttcggGGTAGGAGCTTTTCTCTCTTCCTGGTAAGAGATCTTCACTCCCCTTCAATGGTAGAGTAATGATTTTACTTCACTACTCGATGCAGTGGTTGGAGCATTTATCTCACCACCCCCCCAATCCGCTTCCACCATAATCTTTGTCATTACTTCCCCTTCTCACCGACACATCCCCATACACATTAATGCCTTGTTTATCCACAACCCCATTTATATTCACCAACACCAATACCCACCAACCCTAGATTCACTATTTATTCCCCAACACACTCATACGTAAATGCCTCACAATATTCAACCACTCCGTACTCACACAAAGAACACAAATACTAAACCTTTCTCTTGCAAAATCTACTACCCAGAAAGCTTCCTTCCCCTCTCTACCCCCGTTACTAACCCCCATAATCCCGAGAGATGAACAACCAATGTCCACTTGATGCAGATGGAGCCACTGTGGAGTTTGACCTGGATGAAGGAAGTCAATCTTTGAACACGAAGGCCTCCCTCCTTGGAGAAATCCTGGCGGACAAAACCATCAACAGAGTTGTGGTCGGAGAGATGCTGGAGAAGGCTTGGGGAAAACCCACTGGACTGATGATAACAAATCTTGGCCCTAACCTCTACCTCTTTCAGTTCCCCAACAAAGAGGAGGCCCTTAGAGTTATAAAGGGTTCACCATGGCTGGACCTGGGCTAGCTCCTGAGCTTACAACATTGTACTCCAGAAATATCCCTTAATGAGGTCAACTTTGACCTTATCCTCTTCTGGGTCCAAATCCATGGAGTACAACTATGAATACCAGCAACTCTTCCAGGATTGCAACCAACATTGGTACTATAGTAGAGGTGGAGAACCCGTGCATCAACTCCCAACTACTGAGAAGCTTCCTAAGGGTTAAAGTCCTAGTAAACACCAAGCTCCCCCTCTCTTCCGGCGTCTGGGTCCCAAGGAAAAATCAACCCAAAAGCTGGGTGCACTTTAGGTATGAAAAATTGCAAGATTACTATTATAATTGTGGTTTAATAGGACATGATCTGCGTAAATGCCGACAGGAATGAGTTGTTGCAGCCTATGATAAATCCAAGCCAAGATATGGTCCCACATGCCAGATCCTTGACTTCCATCGTTGCTGGAATGCAGCCGGAGAAAGTTGGTACGATGAATGCGACCCCAACAGAGGAGGAGAGTGATCCTGGGACCACAACCATAAATCCTGACTGTACTACACCACATAATACGAGGTTTGAGACCTATCTCCTAGCCTCCCTAACCCTGAACAATCCTACCACTGCACCCCCTTTCTACCAACCAATTCCTGCCACGAATCAAGCTACTAATCCCACCCTATCACATCAAGACCCTACCATACGATACGAGGAGGAAACAACCTGTGCATGTCACTTCCAACGTTCCCCACCTTGCCAcctgataagtgccaattttacgtaTTTTCACTCTTATTTTGGGCACTTATCTGACGAGTGTGcttcatttatatatcatttaaCCCTCATTTTAGTAGTTTATTATAAATCTAGTATTAGGTTAGATTTCATGTCAAATACTAGTTTAATCCCTATATTTTGTAGGAAAGCATTGGTTCCTTGATACTTGAAGTTTGCTTGAAGCAGTGAAAATACAGAAGTGAAGATGGCTTAAGCTTGAAGCTTGCTTGAAGTAGAGGAATTACAGAAGGGAGATTGCTTATTGCTCAAACAATGCTTGAAGCAATCATTTTACAGCAAAGATGTTCTTTTCCAGTGAAGATTGCTTGAAGCATGCTTGAAGCATTGTTAAGACGGTGGAGAATTCTTCACCATGAAGAAAAGCATGCTTGAAGCCGCTTGGAGCAATCTTGAAGCATCTGAAACAGCCATAAACACTATAAATACAGGGCACTCGAATTTTATCAAAAAGCTGGccatttttcttcatttctacACATacctgatgacccgggtttatatgatgtttttagggtttttccttgtaggttttgagtctttttcttgtgtctcatgtagtgtttcatgcattctcatgcatttttacttttatttgtgcatttgcattagtttagtaattatgtagttttataaggactttagttgcattttagtatagttttgagtcttttgttaattgctattagttttgagtcccttgtgcaattaaatggttggtattcttgatatttttccttgagctttgatgagagtaatcaggtctgaaactgaagaagaaggaaggtcaagaagcttggtgaattgaagggaggcttaaagaggcataaagaggagttaaaatgaagatcaagggactttctagcgagtctgagcgcctaggcatgctccattggcgcctaggcgccaattaccctgttccagaaattggaattggcgcctaggcgctctgaattggcgctcaggcgctctggaattggcgctcaggcgctctgaattggcgcctaggcgccaattaccttccagaggcactttttcagcatggaattggcgctcaggcgctctgaattggctcCTGAGCGCTAGGAACAGCCCAGACTCGTGattttttcctataaataggattttagtaattttcttttggaatcttggatactactttcatttttacataaactcagaggtagaggagcatctaggagagggtgagagggcttctaagcttgtaattcaggtttttagccaagcatggcttggctaatctctcttcttctgctttggatttctttgtaagactttttatatttgagttataatcttaagttctttcccacatgttcttcttcttcccttgaatcccattttctgaatttcaatctaagcttgtatgtatgcttgctttatactattctataatcagaacggaagtttgttatagattagggaaccgatttgggattaccccttctatacttgctactaggaattgcatgatctaaaacctcatataaatgactaagtacacaaggaattgggcttagcttttagtatgggagaattgcttatgtgaggaatcaataagtgagtaactaggctatatcatcaaggagagattcatgagttcatgtgcttagaatgatgtgcttaaattgactagttgaacaagaacccaaagcatgttattttctgaattgtctttttatttttcctttttccttattactacttcaacatatctctttttcaataaaaccaaccttcaaactcaaagcttaaactgaatttagtcactcacaatccctgtggttcgatatttaaaaccgggtggattccgtacacttgcggatttaccaacaataCCCAAATagagaaacacttgagagacaaGGAGAAaggcttaggaggctagagaagaAGCTCCGGAGGTCGGATTCGGCGGTGAGACATCGCGACGGTTTcggttcttctcattcttcttctctatttgtaaagctatccatgaaaatggatagctaatctctcttttgttgggatttgatgtagttgtATGATACTTATGCTCTCTATGTGATTCTCTTCAATATAAAGCATGTTTAGTTGTTGAATTAGtggttttctcttgatcttcatgctatatcttagaTTGATCACCTATGGTATTTTGTTTGATTCAACTTGTGAGCGAAAGCTACAACGTTtgagtccgaactagagttaatcacctaataatcctaattgctagacatagagttaggtttgttagtcactaaACACCCAAACTTTatgataactttctttcttaatcatgtgagacatcaatgtttaggattagagagttattgatatccactcatgcgagacatcgatgacgtagggttgaattggtgtagatgagtcatatgcttgaacatgttatgtatttgaatcactagaatgcaaaaaggtcaaacaatgaagtctaatcccaacaattccTCATACCTGTTGTTTCTCCGTTAGTTTATTTGCTTTTCATTTAGTGTTATGTTCAAACAATCAATCAATCTCATTGTGTAATCATCATTTAAGTTTGTTAACTATTGAACGACATAGTGTTACTGATGACCCTATGTTAGTAGtggttttagggtcatttctttgactgttttgagtctttttctttgtctcatgtagtgtttcatgcattctcatgcatttttgtgtttatttgagtttgagtCAAGTTTTAGTAATTTATGGTTTTATGAGGGTTgtttttgcatttttatagagtttaggacttgcatgagttttgccatgattttgtggggactaaggtggttaaaagccctttgaatttcttgattttactccttgtcttggtactttagtgctgcagcaggtaacttatggaaaaggaaggccaagatgcaaaggaattgaagaaagcattcaaaggggggttacaaaaagctgaaaagcCACCAAGAGCGTGcagctggcgctcaagcgccctcacttggcgctcaagcgccaacaCTCCATAAGCTGGAGTTTTGCTTCTGCCtcatgggcgctcaagcgccccagggcagcgcttgagcgccccagctcgaccatttttgcctataaataaggcttaggccattttgtcaagaacttctgattttct
This is a stretch of genomic DNA from Lotus japonicus ecotype B-129 chromosome 1, LjGifu_v1.2. It encodes these proteins:
- the LOC130727896 gene encoding probable serine/threonine-protein kinase PBL21 isoform X2 produces the protein MSCFSCLFSRRKDVSRVEIDDNATRSGSSSGNGGVNAAAAATDGERKRETKGKGKGVSSSNGSSNGKTAAASFGFRELADATRNFKEANLIGEGGFGKVYKGRLTTGEAVAVKQLSHDGRQGFQEFVMEVLMLSLLHHTNLVRLIGYCTDGDQRLLVYEYMPMGSLEDHLFELSHDKEPLNWSTRMKVAVGAARGLEYLHCTADPPVIYRDLKSANILLDNEFNPKLSDFGLAKLGPVGDNTHVSTRVMGTYGYCAPEYAMSGKLTLKSDIYSFGVVLLELLTGRRAIDTSRRPGEQNLVSWARPYFSDRRRFGHMVDPLLQGRFPSRCLHQAIAITAMCLQEQPKFRPLITDIVVALEYLASQGSPEAHYLYGVQQRPSRMERN
- the LOC130727896 gene encoding probable serine/threonine-protein kinase PBL21 isoform X1; the protein is MSCFSCLFSRRKDVSRVEIDDNATRSGSSSGNGGVNAAAAATVIGVIADGERKRETKGKGKGVSSSNGSSNGKTAAASFGFRELADATRNFKEANLIGEGGFGKVYKGRLTTGEAVAVKQLSHDGRQGFQEFVMEVLMLSLLHHTNLVRLIGYCTDGDQRLLVYEYMPMGSLEDHLFELSHDKEPLNWSTRMKVAVGAARGLEYLHCTADPPVIYRDLKSANILLDNEFNPKLSDFGLAKLGPVGDNTHVSTRVMGTYGYCAPEYAMSGKLTLKSDIYSFGVVLLELLTGRRAIDTSRRPGEQNLVSWARPYFSDRRRFGHMVDPLLQGRFPSRCLHQAIAITAMCLQEQPKFRPLITDIVVALEYLASQGSPEAHYLYGVQQRPSRMERN